One Caloenas nicobarica isolate bCalNic1 chromosome 31, bCalNic1.hap1, whole genome shotgun sequence genomic region harbors:
- the ARHGEF11 gene encoding rho guanine nucleotide exchange factor 11 isoform X2: MSVRPPQALDRLSSLSSLGDSSAERRSPGHRRQPSDSSETTGLVQRCVIIQKDQHGFGFTVSGDRVVLVQSVRPGGAAMKAGVQEGDRIVKVNGTMVTNSSHLEVVKLIKSGAYVALTLLGSPPPSVGLSGPQQDVSTSGGPRVTPACPPPPPPPPLPPPQRITDPKPLQDPEVQKHATQILRNMLRQEEAELQRFCEAYSRNPASAVEEQIEGARRRVSQLQLKILQETGGSVDLGRPGSDSGLASFRATEGRLSLDSQDGDSGLESGPERFPSVSEISLNRNSVLSDHGLDSPRTSPVITARLFQHHRRQGSDTPFTPAAEQGLDRPGRAHIIAPEEDYEPGYFNNECDSLFQDLGKLKSRPAHLGVFLRYIFSQADPSALLFYLCVDVCQQTASKDSRLLGKDIWNIFLDRNAPLRVKVSEQLLAEIETRLRNGDDVRAALFEAQEMVMPEIQEQIQDYRTKRTMGLGSLYGENDLLDLDGDPQKERQVAEKQLAQLGDILSKYEEDRSSPMAFALSTYMSHTGIRSREPRMAGAGEKAPSLPDRDKWLPFFPKAKKSSSTKKDKDAVEDKKRNPILKYIGKPKISQSTFHVPLSPVEAVKPGNVRNIIQHFENNQHYESQEPSTQRLSTGSFPEDLLESDSSRAEVKLGRSESLKGREEMKKSRKAENVPRSRSDVDMDAAAEATRLHQSASSSASSLSTRSLENPTPPYTPKMGRRSIESPNLGFGVDPFLPHLLEDEQGQLSDLEPELDAQNWQHTVSRELVANLPQKEIDRQEVINELFATEGSHLRILRVLDLLFYQRMKKESLLSREELALLFPNLPDLIEIHNSLSESMKKLREEGPIIKEIGDLMLSRFDGLAKEEIEQVAANFCSYQSIALELIKTKQRKETRFQIFMQEAESNPQCRRLQLKDLIISEMQRLTKYPLLLENIIKHTEAGTSEHEKLCRARDQCRDILKYVNEAVKRAENRHRLEGYQKRLDATSLERTSNPLAAEFKSLDLTSRRMIHEGPLTWRIGKDKTVDLHVLLLEDLLVLLQKQDEKLVLKCHSKTALGSSDNKQSFSPVLKLNALLIRSVATDKRALFIICTSELGPQIYELVALTSSEKNTWMERLEEAVQSATRNVTFPPKRRTPEPTRVAPSSMVLQDPNVSPVLSRGTSSSAEPETEESCSANDNPAVLLGGEQPPALLEEPASSEAEEEEEEPPAAPMPMGTNLGVADTPPAERLGPPTHLLLPGPGGTEGLAEAALEDVENLRLLILRRLLPCRDTEPEDDVTPTPSVAGGNGQAWDSVLSSQDSVSQEVLGEPPGATEDTTPLSSREEPGPAPEEPSGYKVVRKAQVEGAKEATPSPGSSQSETELQEGGGANVDGNYFYVSMPAGPPPPPPARPSLPEGFPDAPAPHRDVDLIFRTIEQLTLKLNRLKALESAHWQLLRSRGGSAPADVTPPEGSAPQTDGWAQRPPSPAGDSPLSRALRCLQGPAANAPGSRAPLAEDPSGDAGL, translated from the exons GTTAAGCAGCCTGTCTTCCCTGGGAGACTCGTCGGCAGAGCGCAGGTCTCCCGGGCACCGCCGCCAGCCCTCCGACTCCTCTGAAACCACAG GTCTGGTCCAGCGTTGTGTCATCATCCAGAAGGACCAGCATGGCTTCGGCTTCACCGTCAGCGGGGACCGTGTCGTCCTGGTGCAGTCGGTGCGGCCAG GGGGGGCAGCCATGAAAGCCGGGGTGCAGGAGGGGGACCGCATCGTCAAG GTGAACGGCACGATGGTGACCAACAGTTCGCACCTCGAGGTGGTGAAGTTAATCAAGT CCGGTGCTTATGTCGCACTGACCCTCCTGGGCTCCCCTCCTCCCTCGGTGGGGCTCTCCGGCCCTCAACAAGACGTGAGCACATCAGGGggtccccgtgtcacccccgCCTGTCCCCCACCGCCTCCCCCACCGCCGCTCCCCCCACCGCAGCGCATCACCGACCCCAAGCCCTTGCAG GACCCCGAAGTCCAGAAGCACGCGACACAGATTCTCCGGAACATGCTgcggcaggaggaggcagagttACAG CGCTTCTGCGAGGCGTACAGCCGAAACCCGGCCAGCGCGGTGGAGGAGCAGATCGAGGGAGCGCGCCGGCGGGtcagccagctccagctcaaAATCCTCCAGGAGACCGGTGGCTCCGTG GATTTGGGGCGGCCGGGCAGCGACTCTGGTTTGGCCAGTTTCAGGGCAACGGAAG gacGCCTGTCCCTGGACTCGCAGGATGGTGACAGCGGGTTGGAGTCTGGGCCGGAGCGGTTCCCCTCCGTGAGTGAG atCTCCCTGAACCGCAACTCCGTCCTCTCCGACCATGGCCTGGACAGCCCGCGAACCTCCCCGGTCATCACCGCCCGCCTCTTCCAGCACCATCGCCGGCAGGGATCCGACACCCCATTCACCCCCGCGGCCGAGCAG GGCTTAGACCGGCCAGGACGAGCCCACATCATCGCGCCGGAGGAGGATTACGAGCCGGGATATTTCAATAACGAG TGCGACTCCCTGTTCCAGGACCTGGGCAAGCTGAAATCCCGGCCGGCACATCTGGGAGTATTCTTGCGCTACATCTTCTCCCAAGCGGATCCCAGCGCCCTG CTCTTCTACTTATGCGTGGATGTTTGCCAGCAGACGGCCAGCAAGGATTCCCGGCTCTTGGGGAAGGACATCTGGAACATCTTCCTGGACAGGAACGCG cctctgCGTGTGAAGGTGTCGGAGCAGCTCCTGGCCGAGATCG AGACTCGCCTGCGGAACGGGGACGATGTCCGAGCCGCCCTCTTTGAAGCTCAGGAGATGGTGATGCCTGAGATCCAGGAGCAGATCCAGGATTACAG AACGAAGCGCACCATGGGCCTGGGGAGTTTGTACGGAGAGAACGACCTCCTGGACCTGGACGGGGACCCCCAGAAGGAGCGGCAAGTGGCTGAGAAGCAGCTGGCGCAACTGGGCGACATACT GTCAAAATACGAAGAGGACAGGAG CTCCCCCATGGCCTTTGCCCTCAGCACCTACATGAGCCACACCGGCATCCGCAGCCGCGAGCCCCGCATGGCTGGCGCGGGTGAGAAGGCACCGTCCCTCCCGGACAGGGACAAGTGGCTGCCCTTTTTCCCCAAGGCTAAGAAG agcagcagcacgAAGAAGGACAAGGATGCCGTGGAAGACAAGAAGCGCAACCCCATCCTCAAGTACATTGGGAAGCCCAAAATCTCCCAGAGCA catttCATGTCCCTTTGTCCCCTGTTGAAG CAGTCAAACCCGGCAATGTGAGGAACATCATCCAGCACTTTGAGAACAACCAGCATTACGAGAGCCAGGAGCCCAGCACCCAGCGCCTCTCCACTGGCAGCTTCCCTGAGGACCTGCTGGAGTCGGACAG TTCCCGTGCCGAAGTCAAGCTGGGCCGCTCGGAGAGCTTGAAAGGCCGGGAGGAGATGAAGAAGTCCCGGAAAGCAGAAAACGTGCCTCGCTCCCGCAGCGACGTGGACATGGACGCCGCGGCCGAGGCCACCAGGCTGCACCAGTCGGCGTCGTCTTCTGCGTCCAGCCTGTCCACGAG GTCGCTGGAAAATCCCACCCCCCCGTACACGCCGAAGATGGGCCGCAG GAGCATCGAGTCGCCCAACCTGGGTTTCGGCGTGGATCCCTTCCTTCCCCATCTGCTGGAGGATGAGCAGGGCCAGCTCTCCGACCTGGAGCCCGAGCTGGATGCCCAGAACTGGCAGCACACGGTCAGTCGGGAGCTGGTGGCCAACCTGCCGCAGAAGGAGATCGATCGGCAAGAGGTGATCAACG AGCTCTTTGCCACCGAAGGGTCTCACCTCCGCATCCTCCGAGTCCTCGACCTCCTCTTCTACCAGCGGATGAAGAAGGAGAGCCTGCTGTCCCGGGAAGAGCTGGCGCTCCTCTTCCCCAACCTCCCCGACCTGATCGAAATCCACA ATTCTCTCTCCGAATCCATGAAGAAGCTCCGGGAAGAAGGACCAATCATCAAAGAAATTGGGGATCTCATGCTGTCTCGG TTTGACGGCCTGGCCAAAGAGGAAATCGAGCAGGTCGCTGCCAACTTCTGCTCATACCAATCCATCGCCCTGGAGCTGATCAAAACCAAGCAGCGCAAAGAGACCCGTTTCCAGATCTTCATGCAG gaaGCAGAAAGCAATCCGCAGTGCCGACGCCTGCAGCTGAAGGACTTGATCATCTCCGAAATGCAGCGCCTGACCAAGTAcccgctgctgctggagaacatCATCAAGCACACCGAGG CGGGCACCTCAGAGCACGAGAAGCTGTGCCGAGCGCGGGACCAGTGCCGGGACATCCTCAAGTACGTCAACGAGGCCGTGAAGCGAGCGGAGAACCGGCACCGGCTGGAAGGCTACCAGAAACGCCTGGACGCCACCTCGCTGGAGAGGACCAGCAACCCGCTGGCCGCAGAGTTCAAG AGCCTGGACCTCACGTCCCGGCGCATGATCCATGAGGGGCCGCTCACCTGGCGCATCGGCAAGGACAAGACTGTGG ACCTGCACGTGCTGCTCCTCGAGGACCTCTTGGTGTTGCTCCAGAAGCAGGACGAGAAACTGGTGCTCAAATGCCACAGCAAAACAGCGCTGGGCTCCTCGGACAACAAGCAGAGCTTCAGCCCCGTCCTCAAGCTCAACGCGCTGCTCATCCGCTCCGTGGCCACAG ATAAACGAGCCCTTTTCATCATCTGCACATCGGAGCTGGGACCCCAGATTTATGAGCTGGTGGCACTGACGTCCTCCGAGAAAAACAC GTGGATGGAGCGGCTGGAGGAGGCGGTGCAGAGTGCCACCAGGAATGTCACCTTCCCCCCCAAGCGCCGGACGCCAGAGCCCACCCGTGTGGCACCATCCAG tATGGTTTTACAGGACCCCAACGtgtctcctgtcctgtcccgAGGCACCAGCTCCAGCGCAGAGCCCGAGACCGAGGAGAGCTGCTCAG CCAACGACAATCCCGCTGTGCTCCTGGGtggggagcagcccccggcGCTGCTGGAGGAGCCGGCAAGCAGCgaggcagaggaagaggaagaagagccGCCCGCAGCCCCCATGCCCATGGGGACCAACCTGGGGGTGGCTGACACCCCCCCGGCCGAGCGGCTGGGGCCCCCAACACACCTGCTGCTCCCGGGACCCGGCGGCACGGAGGGGCTGGCTGAGGCGGCACTGGAGGATG TGGAAAACCTGCGGCTCCTGATCCTGCGGAGGCTCCTGCCCTGCCGGGACACGGAGCCCGAGGACGATGTGACACCCACGCCGTCAGTGGCCGGGGGGAACGGCCAGGCCTGGGACTCGGTGCTGTCCAGCCAGGACTCGGTGtcccaggaggtgctgggggagcCCCCGGGCGCCACCGAGGACACGACCCCCCTGTCCAGCCGGGAGGAGCCGGGTCCGGCTCCTGAGGAGCCGAGCGGCTACAAAGTTGTCCGAAAAG CCCAGGTGGAGGGTGCTAAGGAGGCCACGCCCTCACCAGgcagcagccaatcagaaacTGAGCTGCAGGAAGGAGGCGGAGCTAATGTAGATG GCAACTACTTCTACGTCAGCATGCCCGcggggccccccccgcccccacccGCCCGTCCCAGCCTCCCCGAGGGCTTCCCGGACGCCCCCGCTCCCCACCGCGACGTGGACCTCATCTTCCGCACCATCGAGCAGCTGACGCTGAAGCTCAACAGGCTGAAg GCTCTGGAATCAGCCCACTGGCAGCTGCTGCGCTCACGGGGGGGCAGCGCCCCGGCCGACGTCACCCCCCCGGagggctcagccccacagacagACGGGTGGGCACAgcggccccccagccccgccggggACAGCCCCTTGTCCCGTGCCCTGAGGTGCCTGCAGGGTCCTGCTGCCAATGCCCCCG GCTCCCGAGCCCCCCTGGCCGAGGACCCCTCTGGTGACGCCGGCCTTTAG
- the ARHGEF11 gene encoding rho guanine nucleotide exchange factor 11 isoform X3 has translation MSVRPPQALDRLSSLSSLGDSSAERRSPGHRRQPSDSSETTGLVQRCVIIQKDQHGFGFTVSGDRVVLVQSVRPGGAAMKAGVQEGDRIVKVNGTMVTNSSHLEVVKLIKSGAYVALTLLGSPPPSVGLSGPQQDVSTSGGPRVTPACPPPPPPPPLPPPQRITDPKPLQDPEVQKHATQILRNMLRQEEAELQRFCEAYSRNPASAVEEQIEGARRRVSQLQLKILQETGGSVDLGRPGSDSGLASFRATEGRLSLDSQDGDSGLESGPERFPSVSEQISLNRNSVLSDHGLDSPRTSPVITARLFQHHRRQGSDTPFTPAAEQGLDRPGRAHIIAPEEDYEPGYFNNECDSLFQDLGKLKSRPAHLGVFLRYIFSQADPSALLFYLCVDVCQQTASKDSRLLGKDIWNIFLDRNAPLRVKVSEQLLAEIETRLRNGDDVRAALFEAQEMVMPEIQEQIQDYRTKRTMGLGSLYGENDLLDLDGDPQKERQVAEKQLAQLGDILSKYEEDRSSPMAFALSTYMSHTGIRSREPRMAGAGEKAPSLPDRDKWLPFFPKAKKSSSTKKDKDAVEDKKRNPILKYIGKPKISQSTFHVPLSPVEVKPGNVRNIIQHFENNQHYESQEPSTQRLSTGSFPEDLLESDSSRAEVKLGRSESLKGREEMKKSRKAENVPRSRSDVDMDAAAEATRLHQSASSSASSLSTRSLENPTPPYTPKMGRRSIESPNLGFGVDPFLPHLLEDEQGQLSDLEPELDAQNWQHTVSRELVANLPQKEIDRQEVINELFATEGSHLRILRVLDLLFYQRMKKESLLSREELALLFPNLPDLIEIHNSLSESMKKLREEGPIIKEIGDLMLSRFDGLAKEEIEQVAANFCSYQSIALELIKTKQRKETRFQIFMQEAESNPQCRRLQLKDLIISEMQRLTKYPLLLENIIKHTEAGTSEHEKLCRARDQCRDILKYVNEAVKRAENRHRLEGYQKRLDATSLERTSNPLAAEFKSLDLTSRRMIHEGPLTWRIGKDKTVDLHVLLLEDLLVLLQKQDEKLVLKCHSKTALGSSDNKQSFSPVLKLNALLIRSVATDKRALFIICTSELGPQIYELVALTSSEKNTWMERLEEAVQSATRNVTFPPKRRTPEPTRVAPSSMVLQDPNVSPVLSRGTSSSAEPETEESCSANDNPAVLLGGEQPPALLEEPASSEAEEEEEEPPAAPMPMGTNLGVADTPPAERLGPPTHLLLPGPGGTEGLAEAALEDVENLRLLILRRLLPCRDTEPEDDVTPTPSVAGGNGQAWDSVLSSQDSVSQEVLGEPPGATEDTTPLSSREEPGPAPEEPSGYKVVRKAQVEGAKEATPSPGSSQSETELQEGGGANVDGNYFYVSMPAGPPPPPPARPSLPEGFPDAPAPHRDVDLIFRTIEQLTLKLNRLKALESAHWQLLRSRGGSAPADVTPPEGSAPQTDGWAQRPPSPAGDSPLSRALRCLQGPAANAPGSRAPLAEDPSGDAGL, from the exons GTTAAGCAGCCTGTCTTCCCTGGGAGACTCGTCGGCAGAGCGCAGGTCTCCCGGGCACCGCCGCCAGCCCTCCGACTCCTCTGAAACCACAG GTCTGGTCCAGCGTTGTGTCATCATCCAGAAGGACCAGCATGGCTTCGGCTTCACCGTCAGCGGGGACCGTGTCGTCCTGGTGCAGTCGGTGCGGCCAG GGGGGGCAGCCATGAAAGCCGGGGTGCAGGAGGGGGACCGCATCGTCAAG GTGAACGGCACGATGGTGACCAACAGTTCGCACCTCGAGGTGGTGAAGTTAATCAAGT CCGGTGCTTATGTCGCACTGACCCTCCTGGGCTCCCCTCCTCCCTCGGTGGGGCTCTCCGGCCCTCAACAAGACGTGAGCACATCAGGGggtccccgtgtcacccccgCCTGTCCCCCACCGCCTCCCCCACCGCCGCTCCCCCCACCGCAGCGCATCACCGACCCCAAGCCCTTGCAG GACCCCGAAGTCCAGAAGCACGCGACACAGATTCTCCGGAACATGCTgcggcaggaggaggcagagttACAG CGCTTCTGCGAGGCGTACAGCCGAAACCCGGCCAGCGCGGTGGAGGAGCAGATCGAGGGAGCGCGCCGGCGGGtcagccagctccagctcaaAATCCTCCAGGAGACCGGTGGCTCCGTG GATTTGGGGCGGCCGGGCAGCGACTCTGGTTTGGCCAGTTTCAGGGCAACGGAAG gacGCCTGTCCCTGGACTCGCAGGATGGTGACAGCGGGTTGGAGTCTGGGCCGGAGCGGTTCCCCTCCGTGAGTGAG cagatCTCCCTGAACCGCAACTCCGTCCTCTCCGACCATGGCCTGGACAGCCCGCGAACCTCCCCGGTCATCACCGCCCGCCTCTTCCAGCACCATCGCCGGCAGGGATCCGACACCCCATTCACCCCCGCGGCCGAGCAG GGCTTAGACCGGCCAGGACGAGCCCACATCATCGCGCCGGAGGAGGATTACGAGCCGGGATATTTCAATAACGAG TGCGACTCCCTGTTCCAGGACCTGGGCAAGCTGAAATCCCGGCCGGCACATCTGGGAGTATTCTTGCGCTACATCTTCTCCCAAGCGGATCCCAGCGCCCTG CTCTTCTACTTATGCGTGGATGTTTGCCAGCAGACGGCCAGCAAGGATTCCCGGCTCTTGGGGAAGGACATCTGGAACATCTTCCTGGACAGGAACGCG cctctgCGTGTGAAGGTGTCGGAGCAGCTCCTGGCCGAGATCG AGACTCGCCTGCGGAACGGGGACGATGTCCGAGCCGCCCTCTTTGAAGCTCAGGAGATGGTGATGCCTGAGATCCAGGAGCAGATCCAGGATTACAG AACGAAGCGCACCATGGGCCTGGGGAGTTTGTACGGAGAGAACGACCTCCTGGACCTGGACGGGGACCCCCAGAAGGAGCGGCAAGTGGCTGAGAAGCAGCTGGCGCAACTGGGCGACATACT GTCAAAATACGAAGAGGACAGGAG CTCCCCCATGGCCTTTGCCCTCAGCACCTACATGAGCCACACCGGCATCCGCAGCCGCGAGCCCCGCATGGCTGGCGCGGGTGAGAAGGCACCGTCCCTCCCGGACAGGGACAAGTGGCTGCCCTTTTTCCCCAAGGCTAAGAAG agcagcagcacgAAGAAGGACAAGGATGCCGTGGAAGACAAGAAGCGCAACCCCATCCTCAAGTACATTGGGAAGCCCAAAATCTCCCAGAGCA catttCATGTCCCTTTGTCCCCTGTTGAAG TCAAACCCGGCAATGTGAGGAACATCATCCAGCACTTTGAGAACAACCAGCATTACGAGAGCCAGGAGCCCAGCACCCAGCGCCTCTCCACTGGCAGCTTCCCTGAGGACCTGCTGGAGTCGGACAG TTCCCGTGCCGAAGTCAAGCTGGGCCGCTCGGAGAGCTTGAAAGGCCGGGAGGAGATGAAGAAGTCCCGGAAAGCAGAAAACGTGCCTCGCTCCCGCAGCGACGTGGACATGGACGCCGCGGCCGAGGCCACCAGGCTGCACCAGTCGGCGTCGTCTTCTGCGTCCAGCCTGTCCACGAG GTCGCTGGAAAATCCCACCCCCCCGTACACGCCGAAGATGGGCCGCAG GAGCATCGAGTCGCCCAACCTGGGTTTCGGCGTGGATCCCTTCCTTCCCCATCTGCTGGAGGATGAGCAGGGCCAGCTCTCCGACCTGGAGCCCGAGCTGGATGCCCAGAACTGGCAGCACACGGTCAGTCGGGAGCTGGTGGCCAACCTGCCGCAGAAGGAGATCGATCGGCAAGAGGTGATCAACG AGCTCTTTGCCACCGAAGGGTCTCACCTCCGCATCCTCCGAGTCCTCGACCTCCTCTTCTACCAGCGGATGAAGAAGGAGAGCCTGCTGTCCCGGGAAGAGCTGGCGCTCCTCTTCCCCAACCTCCCCGACCTGATCGAAATCCACA ATTCTCTCTCCGAATCCATGAAGAAGCTCCGGGAAGAAGGACCAATCATCAAAGAAATTGGGGATCTCATGCTGTCTCGG TTTGACGGCCTGGCCAAAGAGGAAATCGAGCAGGTCGCTGCCAACTTCTGCTCATACCAATCCATCGCCCTGGAGCTGATCAAAACCAAGCAGCGCAAAGAGACCCGTTTCCAGATCTTCATGCAG gaaGCAGAAAGCAATCCGCAGTGCCGACGCCTGCAGCTGAAGGACTTGATCATCTCCGAAATGCAGCGCCTGACCAAGTAcccgctgctgctggagaacatCATCAAGCACACCGAGG CGGGCACCTCAGAGCACGAGAAGCTGTGCCGAGCGCGGGACCAGTGCCGGGACATCCTCAAGTACGTCAACGAGGCCGTGAAGCGAGCGGAGAACCGGCACCGGCTGGAAGGCTACCAGAAACGCCTGGACGCCACCTCGCTGGAGAGGACCAGCAACCCGCTGGCCGCAGAGTTCAAG AGCCTGGACCTCACGTCCCGGCGCATGATCCATGAGGGGCCGCTCACCTGGCGCATCGGCAAGGACAAGACTGTGG ACCTGCACGTGCTGCTCCTCGAGGACCTCTTGGTGTTGCTCCAGAAGCAGGACGAGAAACTGGTGCTCAAATGCCACAGCAAAACAGCGCTGGGCTCCTCGGACAACAAGCAGAGCTTCAGCCCCGTCCTCAAGCTCAACGCGCTGCTCATCCGCTCCGTGGCCACAG ATAAACGAGCCCTTTTCATCATCTGCACATCGGAGCTGGGACCCCAGATTTATGAGCTGGTGGCACTGACGTCCTCCGAGAAAAACAC GTGGATGGAGCGGCTGGAGGAGGCGGTGCAGAGTGCCACCAGGAATGTCACCTTCCCCCCCAAGCGCCGGACGCCAGAGCCCACCCGTGTGGCACCATCCAG tATGGTTTTACAGGACCCCAACGtgtctcctgtcctgtcccgAGGCACCAGCTCCAGCGCAGAGCCCGAGACCGAGGAGAGCTGCTCAG CCAACGACAATCCCGCTGTGCTCCTGGGtggggagcagcccccggcGCTGCTGGAGGAGCCGGCAAGCAGCgaggcagaggaagaggaagaagagccGCCCGCAGCCCCCATGCCCATGGGGACCAACCTGGGGGTGGCTGACACCCCCCCGGCCGAGCGGCTGGGGCCCCCAACACACCTGCTGCTCCCGGGACCCGGCGGCACGGAGGGGCTGGCTGAGGCGGCACTGGAGGATG TGGAAAACCTGCGGCTCCTGATCCTGCGGAGGCTCCTGCCCTGCCGGGACACGGAGCCCGAGGACGATGTGACACCCACGCCGTCAGTGGCCGGGGGGAACGGCCAGGCCTGGGACTCGGTGCTGTCCAGCCAGGACTCGGTGtcccaggaggtgctgggggagcCCCCGGGCGCCACCGAGGACACGACCCCCCTGTCCAGCCGGGAGGAGCCGGGTCCGGCTCCTGAGGAGCCGAGCGGCTACAAAGTTGTCCGAAAAG CCCAGGTGGAGGGTGCTAAGGAGGCCACGCCCTCACCAGgcagcagccaatcagaaacTGAGCTGCAGGAAGGAGGCGGAGCTAATGTAGATG GCAACTACTTCTACGTCAGCATGCCCGcggggccccccccgcccccacccGCCCGTCCCAGCCTCCCCGAGGGCTTCCCGGACGCCCCCGCTCCCCACCGCGACGTGGACCTCATCTTCCGCACCATCGAGCAGCTGACGCTGAAGCTCAACAGGCTGAAg GCTCTGGAATCAGCCCACTGGCAGCTGCTGCGCTCACGGGGGGGCAGCGCCCCGGCCGACGTCACCCCCCCGGagggctcagccccacagacagACGGGTGGGCACAgcggccccccagccccgccggggACAGCCCCTTGTCCCGTGCCCTGAGGTGCCTGCAGGGTCCTGCTGCCAATGCCCCCG GCTCCCGAGCCCCCCTGGCCGAGGACCCCTCTGGTGACGCCGGCCTTTAG